Proteins encoded by one window of Filimonas effusa:
- a CDS encoding PKD domain-containing protein: MRYTCLLLIHMFAFATVAFAQNFSNKGTDFWAGYGLHFTMEEGDGLGNAQNMVLQFSAEQRASVKVTITGEAPVTGNPVQLVRNYTVPANGTLVTDYMPKSGMYDCRLYDLEPSFDGRGLERIYNRSIHIESDVPIVAYAYVGADYASAASMLIPTESWGYSYISANSFQITPGSVPGNGCLSWAFVIADHDNTEVEITPSVPLRRGAPANQAFKVTLNKGQIYQLVGAPVSRNTGRDLTGTKIKSVANSAGTCYPIAVFSGSNVATITCNQNAAGYADNLFQQAFPVQAWGKLYVTAPFSSSNNPTISNSTIYRVLVKDASAVVKRNGAIMTGLVNGTYYEFVSKTADLIEADQPVMVIQYMPSRPQPGLGAGGCDWDGLGDPDMVYLSPLEQAIKKVTLFRNASGIFTTNFLTLIIPTLGLTSLSIDGTQNFGHVYAHPNMPGYSVVVKSWPAANAQCSVQSDSAFTSITYGVGRDDSYAYNGGAMINNLNGIPQLHNPEAGNDVVHLYTCEGTPAELSILTIYQPTRLEWRLSEVTGILPAQDVILNNPTSVAIVTIKGTNYYKYTLPGTYKFEKTGLYRIPVKSSHPVIDNCNHTEDFRLEVEVRDRPGIDFTYLHEGCSAEAATLTWDANSSGSYVVKKWLWTFPDGKTADTKNASKAFNVSGEHEVNLKVVTEEGCVADTTKKVIISGGPSVEIEASALELCEGSTVHLEAVVPGGEDSYFTGWYWDLGDGKTANTKVVGDYLFQQAGTYHLKMAGKSGTVCVSDTARTTIKVYANPTSKFTYPAGCLPENGVVPFVSEASAADGQSIAAHAWNFGDPAANAANPNTSAEASPSHTYRLGNFTISYAVTTEKGCRKDTVVHAKFSVKPQFNFPALASVCENVPAFSVAKATITNGVSGAGIYKGKGTDAAGNFNPAAAGPGTHIIRYVFTTDGGCIDSVDASISVHALPTAAFSVTEEVCQDKGVVVTDQSSAVSSSLNSWKWDLGDGSNAIYNNGNVFTKTYANAGAYKIKLIVTDVNGCTSEVTEKTTTVHPMPKAVFTSPDAVCVPGEAIFTNQSQTPDNSVMQYKWNMGDGSANITTKDARHTYSARGNYNISLEVTTAYGCVNTLSRAFAAFYDRPAAAFKVVPEAACQGAEHSFTDNSSSANGSITGWKWNFADGTMATVQMPAKSYKEAGAYSVSLVVTDDKGCTSLPAVKPVKAYVQPVIDAGDPVSVVKGAAVVFAATANKPEALQFTWTPAAELTNANTLRPSFIATHDEVFTLTATSTEGHCTATDQLVVKALTIINPPNSFTPNGDGIHDKWIIEGLSEYGAGVTVQVFNRYGQQVYSAKGYSVPWDGTSNNKLLPAGTYYYMITAPSATWKRIAGPVTIIR; this comes from the coding sequence ATGAGATATACGTGTCTGTTATTGATTCATATGTTTGCTTTTGCAACCGTAGCCTTTGCCCAGAACTTTTCCAATAAAGGAACTGACTTCTGGGCAGGCTACGGCCTGCATTTTACCATGGAGGAAGGTGATGGCCTGGGAAATGCACAGAACATGGTGCTCCAGTTCAGTGCGGAACAAAGGGCCAGCGTAAAAGTGACTATCACAGGAGAAGCTCCTGTAACAGGCAATCCCGTACAGCTGGTGAGGAATTATACAGTACCGGCCAATGGCACATTGGTTACCGACTATATGCCCAAATCGGGAATGTATGATTGCAGGTTATACGACCTGGAACCTTCATTTGACGGAAGAGGGTTGGAGAGAATCTATAACAGGTCTATACATATAGAAAGTGATGTGCCTATCGTGGCATATGCCTATGTTGGCGCTGATTATGCTTCTGCCGCTTCTATGCTTATCCCAACCGAATCATGGGGCTACTCTTATATTTCAGCGAATAGCTTTCAGATAACACCGGGTTCTGTTCCGGGGAATGGTTGTCTTTCCTGGGCATTTGTAATAGCCGATCATGATAATACGGAAGTAGAGATCACGCCTTCTGTGCCATTGAGAAGAGGAGCGCCGGCCAACCAGGCTTTTAAAGTAACTTTAAACAAAGGTCAGATCTACCAGCTGGTAGGTGCGCCGGTTAGCCGCAATACTGGTAGAGATCTTACCGGAACTAAAATAAAGTCTGTAGCAAATTCAGCAGGCACCTGCTATCCTATTGCCGTTTTCAGTGGAAGTAATGTTGCTACCATTACCTGTAATCAAAACGCAGCGGGATATGCCGATAACCTTTTCCAGCAGGCGTTTCCTGTTCAGGCCTGGGGAAAATTATATGTTACTGCGCCGTTTTCAAGCAGTAACAATCCCACCATTTCCAACAGCACCATATACAGGGTGCTTGTAAAAGATGCTTCCGCCGTTGTCAAAAGAAACGGTGCTATTATGACGGGGCTGGTAAATGGTACCTATTACGAGTTTGTTAGTAAAACCGCCGACCTTATAGAGGCTGATCAGCCTGTTATGGTAATCCAATATATGCCCTCGAGGCCACAGCCTGGGCTAGGTGCCGGAGGGTGCGACTGGGACGGGCTGGGTGACCCCGATATGGTATACCTGAGCCCGCTGGAACAGGCCATTAAGAAAGTTACTCTCTTCAGGAACGCTTCGGGCATCTTTACCACCAACTTTCTTACACTGATAATCCCTACGCTGGGTCTTACCTCGCTTAGTATCGACGGAACGCAGAACTTTGGACATGTTTATGCTCATCCTAATATGCCGGGTTATTCAGTAGTGGTAAAATCGTGGCCGGCAGCGAATGCGCAGTGTTCCGTACAGAGCGATTCAGCGTTTACATCTATCACTTATGGCGTGGGCCGCGACGATAGCTATGCCTATAACGGCGGCGCCATGATTAATAACCTCAACGGTATTCCTCAGCTTCATAATCCCGAAGCAGGTAACGATGTTGTTCATCTCTACACCTGTGAAGGAACACCTGCTGAATTGTCTATTCTTACTATTTATCAACCTACAAGACTGGAATGGAGGCTCTCTGAAGTAACTGGCATTTTACCTGCACAGGATGTTATTCTAAATAACCCAACTTCCGTTGCAATTGTAACTATCAAGGGTACCAACTATTATAAGTATACATTGCCCGGAACATATAAGTTTGAGAAAACGGGGCTTTACCGGATTCCCGTAAAAAGCTCACATCCTGTTATCGATAATTGTAATCATACAGAAGATTTCAGGCTGGAGGTTGAAGTGCGGGACAGGCCTGGGATCGATTTTACCTATCTGCATGAAGGGTGCAGCGCTGAAGCTGCTACGCTTACATGGGATGCAAATTCTTCCGGAAGTTATGTGGTGAAAAAATGGCTATGGACCTTCCCTGACGGCAAAACGGCCGATACTAAAAATGCTTCCAAGGCATTTAATGTTTCGGGTGAACATGAGGTTAACCTGAAGGTGGTAACAGAAGAAGGCTGTGTGGCCGATACAACAAAAAAAGTAATTATATCCGGGGGACCTTCAGTTGAAATCGAGGCATCTGCGCTGGAGCTTTGTGAAGGCAGTACTGTGCACCTGGAAGCAGTGGTTCCGGGAGGAGAAGACAGCTACTTTACCGGGTGGTATTGGGACCTGGGTGATGGTAAAACGGCAAATACCAAAGTCGTAGGAGATTATCTCTTCCAGCAGGCTGGTACCTACCATCTTAAGATGGCAGGTAAATCCGGCACTGTTTGCGTGAGCGATACGGCAAGAACAACCATTAAGGTATATGCGAATCCAACTTCAAAATTCACCTATCCGGCGGGCTGTCTTCCTGAAAATGGAGTGGTTCCGTTTGTTTCGGAAGCATCAGCCGCAGATGGCCAGTCCATCGCGGCGCATGCCTGGAATTTTGGTGATCCTGCTGCCAATGCCGCTAATCCTAATACATCAGCAGAAGCCAGTCCTTCTCATACTTACCGGCTGGGCAACTTTACGATCAGTTATGCTGTAACTACCGAAAAAGGATGCCGGAAAGATACCGTTGTGCATGCTAAGTTTTCTGTTAAGCCGCAATTCAATTTTCCAGCGTTGGCATCGGTGTGTGAAAATGTGCCGGCGTTCTCCGTTGCGAAAGCAACAATTACCAATGGGGTATCAGGCGCCGGTATTTATAAGGGTAAGGGAACCGATGCCGCCGGCAATTTTAACCCGGCTGCGGCTGGCCCGGGAACACATATTATCCGGTATGTATTTACAACGGATGGTGGATGTATCGATTCTGTAGATGCCAGTATTTCGGTACATGCGCTGCCAACAGCGGCATTCAGTGTTACAGAAGAGGTTTGCCAGGATAAAGGAGTTGTTGTCACCGACCAGTCTTCTGCAGTTTCATCGTCTCTCAACTCCTGGAAATGGGATCTGGGCGATGGTTCTAACGCAATTTATAACAACGGAAATGTTTTCACTAAAACTTATGCCAATGCCGGTGCTTATAAAATAAAGCTGATAGTGACGGATGTCAACGGTTGCACTTCTGAGGTAACAGAGAAAACAACTACCGTTCATCCCATGCCTAAAGCCGTATTTACATCGCCCGATGCTGTATGTGTTCCCGGGGAAGCCATTTTTACCAACCAGTCGCAAACACCTGACAATAGTGTTATGCAGTACAAATGGAATATGGGAGATGGAAGCGCCAATATCACAACAAAAGACGCCCGGCATACTTATAGTGCCAGAGGCAATTATAACATTTCACTGGAAGTGACCACGGCTTATGGTTGTGTTAATACCCTATCAAGGGCTTTCGCTGCATTTTATGACAGGCCTGCCGCTGCATTTAAGGTAGTGCCTGAAGCGGCTTGCCAGGGCGCTGAGCATAGCTTTACAGATAACAGCAGTTCTGCCAACGGAAGCATTACCGGTTGGAAATGGAACTTCGCAGATGGTACCATGGCTACGGTACAAATGCCGGCGAAAAGCTATAAAGAAGCAGGTGCCTATTCTGTTTCATTAGTAGTAACGGATGATAAAGGTTGTACTTCATTGCCTGCTGTTAAACCTGTTAAGGCATATGTGCAACCTGTTATTGATGCGGGAGATCCTGTTTCGGTGGTAAAAGGTGCCGCGGTTGTTTTTGCCGCCACTGCAAATAAACCGGAGGCATTACAGTTCACATGGACGCCTGCTGCTGAACTAACCAATGCCAATACATTAAGACCCTCGTTCATTGCAACACACGATGAAGTGTTTACCCTTACTGCTACCAGTACAGAGGGGCATTGTACAGCTACAGATCAGCTGGTGGTAAAAGCGCTTACCATTATCAATCCTCCTAATTCGTTTACACCCAATGGCGACGGCATTCATGATAAATGGATTATAGAGGGATTGTCGGAATACGGAGCCGGAGTTACGGTTCAGGTTTTCAACAGGTATGGTCAGCAGGTTTATTCAGCAAAGGGGTATAGCGTGCCATGGGACGGTACATCAAACAACAAGTTGTTGCCGGCAGGTACTTACTACTATATGATAACTGCACCATCGGCAACCTGGAAGCGCATTGCCGGACCCGTTACAATCATTCGTTAA